Proteins found in one Pectobacterium atrosepticum genomic segment:
- the ppnP gene encoding pyrimidine/purine nucleoside phosphorylase, producing MLNVNEYFAGKVKSIGFEGDSIGRASVGVMDAGEYTFGTGQPEEMTVITGALKVLLPGAPDWQVFTPGETFFVPGKSEFNLQVVEPTSYLCKYL from the coding sequence ATGCTGAATGTGAACGAGTATTTTGCAGGGAAGGTCAAATCAATCGGTTTTGAAGGCGACAGCATTGGTCGCGCCAGTGTCGGTGTTATGGATGCAGGTGAATACACGTTTGGAACCGGACAGCCGGAAGAAATGACCGTGATCACCGGGGCATTGAAAGTACTGTTGCCCGGCGCACCGGATTGGCAGGTTTTCACACCGGGAGAAACGTTTTTTGTTCCGGGAAAAAGCGAGTTCAATTTACAGGTAGTCGAGCCGACCTCTTATTTGTGTAAATACCTGTAA
- a CDS encoding fructokinase, which produces MRIGIDLGGTKTEVIALDDEGQARFRQRMPTPRNDYPETLRTIATLVGMAEKAIGCHGSVGVGIPGTLSPFTGKVKNANSTWLNGQALDRDLATLLNRPVRVANDANCFAVSEAVDGAGAGKQTVFAVIIGTGCGSGIALNGQAHVGGNGIAGEWGHNPLPWMDEDELRYRQTVPCYCGKSGCIESFISGTGFALDYERLSGQPHKGEAIIALAEQGDAIAELALQRYEHRLAKSLAHVINLLDPDVVVLGGGMSNVSRLYQTVPEKIKQWIFGGECETPVRQAIHGDSSGVRGAAWLWPKTE; this is translated from the coding sequence ATGAGAATCGGTATCGATCTGGGCGGGACGAAAACAGAAGTTATTGCGCTGGATGACGAGGGACAGGCACGTTTTCGGCAACGTATGCCGACGCCAAGAAATGACTATCCGGAAACCCTGCGGACTATTGCCACACTGGTGGGAATGGCTGAAAAAGCGATCGGCTGTCATGGTAGCGTCGGCGTGGGCATTCCGGGTACGTTGTCGCCATTTACCGGCAAAGTAAAAAACGCCAACTCCACCTGGCTCAACGGTCAGGCGCTGGATCGCGATCTTGCCACGCTGCTAAATCGACCCGTGCGGGTCGCCAATGACGCGAACTGTTTCGCGGTTTCAGAGGCGGTAGACGGTGCGGGAGCTGGGAAGCAGACGGTTTTTGCGGTGATCATCGGCACTGGCTGCGGATCGGGGATTGCGCTGAACGGGCAGGCTCATGTCGGTGGCAACGGTATTGCTGGTGAATGGGGGCATAACCCGCTGCCCTGGATGGATGAAGATGAGCTGCGCTATCGGCAGACGGTTCCCTGCTACTGTGGCAAGTCCGGCTGCATTGAATCCTTTATTTCCGGTACGGGATTTGCGCTGGATTACGAGCGCCTGAGCGGCCAGCCGCACAAGGGCGAGGCAATCATCGCCTTAGCTGAGCAGGGTGATGCCATCGCAGAGCTGGCATTGCAGCGCTATGAACATCGTTTGGCAAAATCGCTGGCGCATGTGATTAACCTGCTCGATCCTGACGTGGTAGTTCTGGGAGGTGGAATGAGCAATGTTTCTCGCCTTTATCAGACCGTGCCGGAAAAGATTAAACAGTGGATTTTCGGTGGCGAGTGCGAAACGCCCGTGCGTCAGGCCATACATGGCGACTCCAGCGGGGTACGCGGAGCCGCCTGGCTATGGCCAAAGACGGAGTAA
- a CDS encoding type II asparaginase has translation MFNALFVVVFVCFSSLANAAENLPNIVILATGGTIAGSAAANTQTTGYKAGALGVETLIQAVPELKTLANIKGEQVASIGSENMTSDVLLTLSKRVNELLARSDVDGVVITHGTDTLDESPYFLNLTVKSDKPVVFVAAMRPATAISADGPMNLYGAVKVAADKNSRGRGVLVVLNDRIGSARFISKTNASTLDTFKAPEEGYLGVIIGDKIYYQTRLDKVHTTRSVFDVTNVDKLPAVDIIYGYQDDPEYMYDASIKHGVKGIVYAGMGAGSVSKRGDAGIRKAESKGIVVVRSSRTGSGIVPPDAGQPGLVADSLSPAKSRILLMLALTKTTNPAVIQDYFHAY, from the coding sequence ATGTTTAACGCATTATTCGTTGTTGTTTTTGTTTGTTTTTCGTCTCTGGCAAATGCGGCAGAAAATCTACCTAACATTGTCATTCTGGCAACAGGCGGTACGATTGCCGGTTCGGCAGCAGCCAATACGCAAACCACTGGGTATAAAGCGGGTGCGCTGGGCGTAGAGACGCTGATTCAAGCGGTGCCTGAGCTGAAAACGCTTGCCAATATCAAAGGTGAGCAGGTTGCCAGCATCGGCAGTGAAAATATGACCAGCGATGTGTTGTTAACGCTGAGCAAGCGCGTGAACGAGCTGCTGGCACGCAGCGATGTTGATGGCGTGGTCATTACGCACGGTACGGATACGCTCGACGAATCTCCTTATTTTCTGAACCTGACGGTGAAAAGCGACAAGCCAGTAGTCTTTGTTGCTGCGATGCGTCCGGCAACGGCAATCAGTGCCGACGGCCCGATGAACCTGTACGGTGCAGTAAAAGTGGCAGCGGATAAAAACTCCCGCGGTCGCGGTGTACTGGTCGTGCTGAACGACCGCATTGGTTCTGCCCGTTTCATCAGCAAAACCAACGCCTCTACGTTGGATACCTTTAAAGCGCCAGAAGAAGGTTATCTGGGCGTGATTATCGGTGACAAAATATACTACCAGACCCGTCTGGATAAAGTTCACACCACGCGTTCCGTGTTTGATGTGACCAACGTTGATAAGCTGCCAGCCGTCGACATTATTTATGGTTATCAGGACGATCCAGAATATATGTATGACGCCTCTATCAAACACGGCGTAAAAGGCATCGTGTATGCGGGCATGGGTGCAGGCAGCGTATCCAAGCGCGGCGACGCTGGCATCCGTAAAGCGGAAAGCAAAGGCATTGTTGTCGTACGTTCCAGCCGTACCGGCAGCGGTATCGTCCCACCGGATGCAGGCCAACCCGGTCTGGTTGCCGATTCTCTGAGTCCAGCAAAATCACGTATTTTACTGATGCTGGCGCTGACGAAAACGACGAACCCAGCTGTGATTCAGGATTACTTCCACGCTTATTAA
- the rdgC gene encoding recombination-associated protein RdgC: protein MLWFKNLMIYRLSQDSVLSKDNVLSTDEMEKRLSAFAFTPCGSQDMMKTGWVSPMGSHSDALTHVVNGQIVICVRKEEKILPSPVIKQTLQAKIERLEAEQHRKLKKTEKDSLKDEVLHSLLPRAFSRLSQVWLWIDTVNGLIMVDAASAKKAEDTLALLRKTLGSLPVVPLTMENPIELTLTEWVRSGEPAAGFALQDEAELKAILEDGGVIRCKKQDLVCDEIAVHIEAGKLVTKLALDWQERIQLILSDDGSVKRLKFSDTLREQNDDIDREDFAQRFDADFILMTSELAALIANLIEALGGEAQR, encoded by the coding sequence ATGTTGTGGTTTAAAAACTTAATGATTTACCGCCTAAGCCAGGATAGCGTGCTGTCCAAAGATAACGTTTTGTCTACGGATGAAATGGAAAAACGGCTCAGCGCCTTCGCATTCACCCCGTGCGGCAGTCAGGATATGATGAAAACGGGTTGGGTATCGCCGATGGGATCGCACAGCGATGCATTAACGCACGTCGTTAATGGGCAAATCGTTATCTGCGTTCGCAAAGAAGAAAAAATTCTGCCGTCTCCAGTCATCAAACAAACCCTTCAGGCCAAAATTGAACGTCTGGAAGCAGAACAGCACCGTAAGCTGAAAAAAACCGAAAAAGATTCGCTGAAAGACGAAGTGCTGCACAGCCTGTTGCCTCGAGCATTCAGCCGTTTAAGTCAAGTCTGGCTGTGGATCGATACGGTTAACGGCCTGATTATGGTCGATGCCGCCAGTGCCAAAAAAGCGGAAGATACGCTGGCGCTACTGCGAAAAACGCTGGGCTCTCTGCCTGTTGTACCGCTGACAATGGAAAACCCCATCGAGCTGACGCTGACCGAGTGGGTGCGTTCCGGTGAGCCAGCGGCTGGTTTCGCGCTACAAGATGAAGCAGAGCTGAAAGCTATTCTGGAAGACGGTGGCGTTATCCGCTGTAAAAAACAGGATTTGGTCTGCGATGAAATTGCCGTGCATATTGAAGCGGGCAAGCTGGTCACCAAGCTGGCGCTGGACTGGCAGGAACGCATTCAACTGATCTTGTCTGATGACGGCTCGGTAAAACGATTGAAGTTCTCAGATACGCTGCGGGAACAGAATGACGATATCGATCGGGAAGATTTTGCTCAGCGGTTTGATGCCGATTTCATTTTGATGACCAGCGAGCTGGCTGCATTGATTGCGAATCTGATTGAAGCGTTGGGCGGCGAAGCCCAACGTTAA
- a CDS encoding multidrug ABC transporter permease/ATP-binding protein, producing the protein MELLRIVYQQYRWPFLAVIILSLLSAALGIGLIAFINLQLIETVNQSLSVLPQFLGLLLLLMGVTLVSQLALTTLGHHFVYRLRGQFIKRILDTNIARIEQIGSAQLLASLSSDIRNITIAFVRLPELIQGIVLTLGSAAYLAWLSPKMLVVTSIWIVVTLWVGFMLVSRVYRHLTQVREAEDRLQKDYETVINGRKELALNRERAQKLYEEVYQANARDYRQNVIRADTFHLSAVNWSNIMMLGAIGAVFFMANNLGWADTNVAATYSLTLLFLRTPMLQAVGALPTLLSAQVAFNKLKRFDLVDYQEPFSSVIAPVDWHTLELRDVVFRYDDSRFEIGPINLVIKRGELVFLIGGNGSGKSTLAMLLTGLYTPVSGTLLLDNHPITSETRGDYQKLFSAIFTDFHLFGQMMGPQGADPDTALVDGWLDRLNMRHKLTLENHRVMNLQLSQGQRKRVALLLAVAEQRDILLLDEWAADQDPQFRRVFYLELLPQLRALGKTIVAISHDDHYFEHADRLLEMHQGTLSELTGAAREQASQDAVAQISR; encoded by the coding sequence ATGGAGTTGCTCCGCATTGTTTACCAACAATACCGTTGGCCGTTTCTCGCTGTTATTATTTTAAGTTTACTCAGTGCTGCGTTGGGCATTGGGCTGATTGCCTTTATCAACCTGCAATTGATTGAAACGGTCAATCAGTCGTTGAGCGTCTTGCCGCAGTTTCTGGGCTTACTGCTGCTTCTGATGGGGGTGACACTGGTATCTCAACTGGCGTTGACCACGCTCGGGCACCATTTCGTTTATCGCCTGCGCGGGCAATTTATCAAGCGAATTCTGGATACAAACATTGCCCGTATTGAGCAGATTGGGAGTGCGCAACTGCTCGCCAGCCTGTCCAGCGATATCCGCAACATCACCATCGCGTTTGTGCGTCTACCTGAGCTGATTCAGGGCATCGTGCTTACCCTCGGTTCGGCGGCTTATCTGGCGTGGCTCTCTCCCAAAATGCTAGTCGTAACGTCCATCTGGATTGTGGTGACTCTCTGGGTCGGGTTTATGCTGGTTTCCCGTGTGTATCGCCATCTTACCCAGGTTCGGGAAGCGGAAGATCGCCTCCAGAAAGATTACGAAACCGTGATTAACGGGCGTAAGGAGCTGGCGCTCAATCGGGAACGCGCGCAGAAACTGTATGAAGAGGTTTATCAGGCCAATGCGCGGGATTACCGACAGAATGTGATTCGTGCCGACACCTTCCATCTCAGTGCGGTGAACTGGTCGAACATTATGATGCTGGGCGCGATTGGCGCGGTTTTTTTCATGGCAAACAATCTCGGCTGGGCGGATACCAATGTCGCGGCGACGTACTCACTTACGCTGCTTTTTTTACGGACGCCGATGCTTCAGGCCGTTGGTGCGCTACCAACACTGCTGAGCGCACAAGTCGCATTTAATAAGTTGAAACGTTTCGATTTGGTGGATTATCAGGAACCTTTCTCCTCTGTAATCGCCCCTGTCGACTGGCACACGCTGGAACTGCGTGATGTGGTGTTTCGCTATGACGATTCCAGATTTGAAATTGGGCCAATCAATCTGGTGATAAAGCGTGGCGAGCTGGTGTTTCTCATTGGCGGGAACGGGAGCGGAAAATCGACGTTAGCGATGCTGCTGACAGGGCTTTATACCCCGGTGTCGGGCACGTTGCTGCTGGATAACCACCCGATTACGTCGGAAACGCGAGGGGATTACCAAAAGCTATTTTCTGCCATTTTTACCGACTTCCACCTGTTCGGACAGATGATGGGGCCGCAGGGAGCGGATCCCGATACGGCGTTGGTTGATGGGTGGCTGGATCGCTTGAATATGCGACATAAGTTGACGCTGGAAAATCATAGGGTGATGAATTTACAGCTCTCACAGGGGCAGCGTAAGCGTGTGGCGCTACTATTAGCCGTCGCCGAACAGCGCGATATCCTGCTGTTAGATGAATGGGCAGCCGATCAGGATCCGCAATTCCGCCGCGTGTTCTATCTTGAGTTGTTACCGCAGTTGCGTGCATTAGGGAAAACGATTGTGGCGATCAGCCATGACGATCACTACTTTGAACATGCCGATCGCCTACTTGAAATGCATCAGGGTACGCTGTCAGAACTGACGGGCGCAGCGCGTGAACAGGCTTCTCAGGACGCTGTGGCGCAGATTAGTCGTTAG
- a CDS encoding methyl-accepting chemotaxis protein translates to MLKTTRSRILAACSTIVVLSLVINTFLNYTIANNANKDSIQNTLDAVATSHSIAVSDWVASKTLMISALHDRAIQDEDPIPLFKQIVASGGFLNVYMGYANGTAKFADPGGIPADYNPTIRPWYQQAVKEGKPLATAPYVDMVTNTLVVSFVAPVLEGSTVKGVVGSDVTMKSVIENVKAINPSPGSFGVLIDRNGTIIAHPDEKLTLKNITDIAPAINLNEILSADNAHDVDFSGSTKLVLAKPIAGTSWYMLVALDKAEATAGMRSLLSTSVITLVIIALLGTLVIGFIITSTLKRLLQIRDAMDDISNGNNDLTQRLPDEGHDEVAQIARSFNIFIDKISQVMMQIRDISASLQVAADEISAGNNDLSARTESAASSIQQTAASLEEISAAVTQSAGSAQQVNAKALLLSKDAGTGGKVVSDVIVTMEEIVVASGKIGDIIGVIDGIAFQTNILALNAAVEAARAGEQGRGFAVVAGEVRSLAQRSAQAAKEIKELIEATVSSVTSGSVQVRQASDTMNEIVSGVSTVSSVMSEITHAADEQMRGINEINKAVAQLDSMVQQNAALVQESAAASGALQSQAEELNSVVGAFRV, encoded by the coding sequence ATGCTGAAAACGACCCGTTCCCGCATTCTTGCGGCCTGTTCGACCATTGTTGTACTTTCGCTTGTTATTAATACCTTTCTTAATTACACCATAGCCAATAACGCAAATAAGGACTCGATCCAGAATACGCTAGATGCGGTAGCGACTAGCCATAGCATAGCGGTTAGCGACTGGGTTGCCTCTAAAACGCTGATGATCTCTGCACTGCATGACCGCGCCATACAGGATGAAGATCCTATTCCGCTGTTCAAACAGATTGTGGCATCTGGTGGGTTCCTGAACGTATACATGGGCTACGCCAATGGCACTGCCAAGTTTGCCGATCCAGGCGGTATTCCTGCCGATTACAACCCTACCATCAGGCCTTGGTATCAGCAGGCAGTGAAAGAAGGTAAGCCGCTAGCCACTGCGCCGTACGTTGATATGGTAACGAATACGCTGGTCGTTTCTTTTGTCGCCCCCGTGCTGGAAGGAAGTACGGTTAAAGGTGTAGTCGGCAGCGACGTGACGATGAAAAGCGTGATCGAAAACGTCAAGGCTATCAATCCTAGCCCGGGGAGTTTCGGTGTGTTGATTGACCGTAACGGTACGATCATTGCGCACCCGGATGAAAAACTGACGCTGAAAAATATCACCGATATCGCCCCCGCGATTAATCTGAACGAGATTCTTTCAGCAGATAACGCCCACGATGTGGATTTTTCCGGATCGACAAAGCTGGTATTAGCAAAGCCGATTGCTGGCACGAGCTGGTATATGCTGGTGGCGTTGGATAAAGCCGAAGCCACCGCTGGCATGCGTTCTCTGCTCTCCACATCGGTCATCACACTGGTCATTATCGCGCTGTTGGGAACGCTGGTTATCGGCTTCATCATCACGTCAACGCTCAAGCGCCTGCTGCAAATCCGCGACGCAATGGATGATATCAGCAACGGCAACAACGATCTGACGCAGCGCCTGCCGGATGAAGGGCATGATGAAGTGGCGCAAATTGCCCGCTCGTTTAATATTTTTATCGATAAGATTAGTCAGGTAATGATGCAGATTCGAGATATCAGTGCGTCGCTTCAGGTTGCGGCGGATGAAATCTCGGCGGGGAACAATGATCTTTCTGCACGTACTGAATCTGCGGCGTCGAGCATTCAGCAAACAGCGGCTTCGCTGGAAGAAATCTCTGCGGCGGTGACGCAGTCGGCAGGATCTGCGCAACAGGTTAACGCTAAAGCGCTGCTGCTGTCGAAAGATGCGGGTACAGGTGGAAAAGTGGTGTCTGATGTGATTGTCACGATGGAAGAGATAGTGGTCGCGTCTGGCAAAATCGGCGACATTATCGGTGTGATCGATGGCATTGCGTTCCAGACTAACATTCTGGCGCTTAACGCCGCCGTAGAGGCCGCGCGAGCGGGTGAACAGGGGCGTGGTTTCGCCGTTGTCGCCGGTGAAGTTCGCAGCCTGGCACAGCGCAGCGCGCAGGCCGCAAAAGAAATTAAAGAGCTGATTGAAGCGACGGTCTCCAGCGTAACGTCTGGCTCAGTTCAGGTTCGTCAGGCCAGCGACACGATGAATGAAATTGTCAGCGGCGTATCTACGGTGAGCTCGGTGATGTCTGAAATTACGCATGCAGCGGATGAGCAAATGCGTGGCATTAACGAGATCAACAAAGCCGTCGCGCAGTTGGATTCGATGGTGCAACAAAACGCCGCGCTGGTGCAGGAATCTGCCGCCGCCTCGGGTGCGTTGCAATCACAGGCTGAAGAACTGAATTCCGTTGTCGGGGCATTCCGTGTCTAA
- the aroL gene encoding shikimate kinase AroL, producing the protein MTHPIFMVGARGCGKTTVGHQLAQALGYDFVDTDLFMQQTTNMTVADVVAQEGWHGFRQRESLALQQVASNRCIVATGGGMVLAEANRRFMHDKGIVIYLHADAELLAQRLEENPQDNQRPTLTGRPIAEEMADVLAAREALYRGAAHHVIDASQTPDAIVVSVLKALRLSAA; encoded by the coding sequence ATGACACACCCCATTTTTATGGTTGGTGCCAGAGGCTGTGGGAAGACCACCGTTGGGCATCAGCTGGCGCAGGCGTTGGGATATGACTTTGTCGATACCGACCTTTTTATGCAGCAGACGACCAATATGACGGTCGCTGATGTGGTCGCGCAGGAAGGATGGCATGGTTTTCGCCAGCGTGAAAGTCTGGCGCTTCAGCAGGTGGCGTCTAACCGCTGCATCGTCGCGACAGGCGGCGGAATGGTGCTAGCGGAAGCCAATCGACGTTTTATGCATGATAAAGGCATCGTTATTTATCTCCACGCGGATGCAGAGCTGCTGGCTCAGCGGCTGGAAGAAAATCCGCAGGATAACCAGCGGCCTACACTGACCGGACGCCCCATCGCAGAGGAAATGGCTGACGTACTGGCCGCGCGTGAAGCGCTTTATCGCGGTGCTGCACATCACGTTATTGATGCGTCGCAGACACCGGACGCCATTGTGGTAAGTGTGTTAAAGGCGCTGCGTTTGTCGGCAGCGTAG